In Candidatus Saccharimonadia bacterium, a single genomic region encodes these proteins:
- a CDS encoding type II toxin-antitoxin system Phd/YefM family antitoxin: MKVVNIHEAKTQLSKYLQEAAEGKEVVIGKYGQPIARLVPFESDKPKIVFGLLKGKFSVSDNFDEPDEELIRMFEGEA; encoded by the coding sequence ATGAAAGTCGTGAACATACATGAGGCCAAGACGCAGCTGTCGAAATATTTGCAGGAGGCGGCGGAGGGCAAAGAGGTGGTGATCGGGAAATATGGGCAGCCGATTGCGCGCTTGGTACCGTTTGAATCGGACAAGCCGAAAATTGTCTTTGGCTTGTTGAAGGGAAAATTTTCGGTGTCGGATAATTTTGACGAGCCGGATGAGGAGCTTATCCGGATGTTTGAGGGTGAGGCGTGA
- a CDS encoding trehalase family glycosidase, which translates to MSSTHEKLGPRFSKDRLQPALEYIDRYWKKLERYNPRDDGTLIGLPEPYFIPSARNDTGFAYEEMYYWDSYFIAQGLMGTPREYRVRGMVDNLLSLMQRFQVIPNSGRFYMTGRSQPPFLTSFIMEAYHIEKDKRWLEQAMSVAKHEYRTVWMGTTQPNWRQVFHGLSRFYDINVLDDLAEAESGWDMTTRFERRALSYLPVDLNALLYKYESDFAEAARILGYEEESHEWMKRQLSRVAMMRRYLWDDDKGFYFDYNYMTSRHSPVYSLAAFYPMWAGMDSDETARRIMDQLERFECDGGLATSAERPHVRSDIPTQWAYPNGWAPLQMIAVQAMERYGYHVAAERVARKWINANLVQFEANSEFFEKYNVVHIEREPVEGVYPSQTGFGWTNAVFAYFCQRYLAPDELPHIQSTGQSPSALRQLVKDPRRTLRKVGMKIDTALPKRQL; encoded by the coding sequence ATGAGCAGCACGCACGAAAAACTGGGTCCGCGATTCTCCAAAGACCGGTTGCAGCCGGCGCTGGAGTATATTGACCGGTATTGGAAAAAGTTGGAGCGTTATAATCCACGGGATGACGGGACGCTTATTGGTTTGCCAGAGCCTTATTTTATTCCCAGTGCGCGCAACGATACTGGGTTTGCGTACGAGGAAATGTACTACTGGGACAGTTATTTCATAGCTCAGGGTCTGATGGGGACGCCGCGGGAATACCGGGTGCGGGGGATGGTTGATAACCTGTTGTCGTTGATGCAGCGATTTCAGGTGATTCCGAACTCGGGGCGGTTTTATATGACCGGCCGGTCGCAGCCACCGTTTTTGACGAGCTTCATCATGGAGGCGTATCACATCGAGAAGGACAAGCGCTGGCTGGAGCAGGCGATGTCGGTGGCCAAGCACGAGTACCGGACGGTGTGGATGGGTACGACGCAGCCGAACTGGCGGCAGGTGTTCCACGGATTGTCGCGCTTTTATGACATCAATGTCCTCGACGACCTGGCGGAGGCGGAGAGCGGCTGGGATATGACGACGCGGTTTGAGCGGCGGGCGTTGTCGTATTTGCCAGTGGATCTGAATGCGCTGTTGTACAAATACGAGAGTGATTTTGCCGAAGCGGCCAGAATTTTGGGATACGAGGAGGAGTCGCATGAGTGGATGAAGCGGCAGTTGTCGCGGGTGGCGATGATGCGGCGATATTTGTGGGACGACGACAAGGGTTTTTACTTTGACTACAATTACATGACCTCGCGACATAGCCCGGTGTACTCGCTGGCGGCGTTTTATCCGATGTGGGCGGGTATGGACAGCGACGAGACGGCGCGGCGGATTATGGACCAGCTCGAGCGGTTTGAATGTGACGGTGGCCTGGCGACGAGCGCGGAACGGCCGCATGTGCGCTCGGATATTCCGACGCAATGGGCCTATCCGAACGGCTGGGCGCCGCTGCAGATGATCGCAGTGCAGGCGATGGAGCGTTATGGGTATCACGTGGCGGCCGAGCGGGTAGCGCGCAAGTGGATTAATGCCAACTTGGTGCAGTTTGAGGCCAACAGTGAGTTTTTCGAGAAGTATAACGTGGTGCATATTGAGCGTGAGCCGGTGGAGGGGGTGTACCCATCGCAAACTGGTTTTGGCTGGACCAATGCGGTCTTTGCGTATTTTTGCCAGCGCTATTTGGCGCCCGATGAGCTGCCGCACATTCAGAGTACCGGGCAGTCGCCGTCGGCGCTGCGACAGCTGGTGAAGGATCCTCGGCGAACACTTCGCAAGGTGGGAATGAAGATTGATACAGCGCTGCCAAAGCGCCAACTGTAG
- a CDS encoding methyltransferase domain-containing protein translates to MQKNPVVSYYHTFESRLGYRLLGGVKHFGYYPIGQEDLPTLKAQELMDEPLAQTLALSDGAKVLDAGCEEGGVALYLAKHHHLNVTGIDLLDFNIARARKRAAKDELETKVEFLKADYSNTTLPDSSFDAIYTMETLVHSPDYTKTLKEFHRLLKPGGKLVHFEYSMADKMPQDAKQALTRVNKLAAMPAFDQFTHGTLESALAKEGFKEVESRDITERMLPLLQKFERKARLPYQIARWLKQENHFANAMSAVEIYRHIKYFRYNIISAVLPK, encoded by the coding sequence ATGCAAAAGAACCCCGTAGTCAGCTACTACCACACGTTTGAGTCAAGGCTTGGATACAGATTATTGGGTGGGGTCAAACACTTTGGCTACTACCCAATAGGCCAAGAAGACCTCCCGACCCTCAAAGCGCAAGAGCTTATGGACGAGCCATTAGCTCAAACACTGGCGTTGTCTGACGGAGCAAAGGTGCTTGATGCTGGCTGCGAAGAGGGTGGTGTAGCCCTCTATCTAGCAAAGCACCATCACCTAAATGTAACCGGCATTGATTTGCTCGACTTCAACATAGCCAGGGCAAGGAAGCGGGCGGCTAAAGACGAGCTGGAAACCAAAGTCGAGTTTCTTAAAGCCGATTATTCAAATACCACCCTACCCGATTCCTCATTTGACGCCATCTATACAATGGAAACCCTCGTACACTCCCCCGATTACACCAAAACCCTTAAGGAGTTTCATCGCTTACTAAAACCCGGCGGCAAACTAGTGCACTTCGAGTACTCGATGGCAGACAAAATGCCTCAGGATGCCAAGCAAGCACTAACACGGGTTAATAAATTAGCAGCCATGCCAGCTTTTGACCAATTCACTCACGGAACGCTTGAAAGCGCCTTGGCAAAAGAGGGCTTCAAAGAAGTAGAATCACGCGACATCACAGAGCGCATGTTGCCGTTACTGCAAAAGTTCGAAAGAAAGGCCCGACTCCCCTACCAAATCGCCCGATGGCTTAAGCAAGAAAACCATTTTGCAAATGCAATGTCTGCGGTTGAGATTTACAGACACATTAAGTATTTCAGATACAACATTATCTCAGCAGTCTTACCAAAATAG
- a CDS encoding alpha-amylase family glycosyl hydrolase: MEPTPTDPWYRRATLYHIYPLSFADSNGDGYGDLRGIIDHLDYLNNGESDSLGVTAVWLSPVYLSPMADWGYDVADHQAIDPRFGTMADFEELLKKLHHRGIKLLMDYVPNHTSVLHRWFIQSRSSRDNPKRDWYVWSKPGEDGGAPNNWLSYFGGSAWTLDEATGQYYLHTFLQEQPDLNWHNPKVRKAMLAVLRFWLDKGVDGFRTDAALGLIKDVRLRDDLPNPTYKPGVSDPADEFLRVNSAAQPELGGVIGSFCDVLAEKESKFLLSEAYLNIPGLHKMYEACQRHPVHAPFNFNLMALDWSAKVFREFIDEYEGSLGPDDWPNYVLGNHDRHRLVSRMGAGRARLLAMLQLTLRGLPVVYYGEELGLPDTPVTPEDVRDPWERNVPGRGLGRDPERTPLPWNNETGGGFTTGTPWLPLGPASSKLNVATEERDPDSSLNLYRHLIHLRAQSPALVEGDYRSIETGNERVYAFVRETEQQRFLVMLNFDAQPATAMLHGRVGAWVAGTVVVEGDGQPGHAGELALEPYEGRVYELIRGGV; this comes from the coding sequence ATGGAACCTACGCCGACTGACCCCTGGTATCGCCGAGCTACCCTCTATCATATTTATCCGTTGAGTTTTGCGGATTCTAATGGTGATGGATATGGTGATTTGCGGGGGATTATTGATCATTTGGATTATCTCAACAACGGCGAGTCGGATTCGCTGGGGGTGACGGCGGTGTGGTTGTCGCCGGTGTACCTGTCGCCAATGGCTGATTGGGGCTACGACGTGGCTGATCACCAGGCGATTGATCCACGTTTTGGGACGATGGCTGATTTTGAAGAGTTGTTGAAAAAACTGCACCATCGGGGCATAAAGCTGCTGATGGATTACGTGCCGAACCATACTTCGGTGCTGCATAGATGGTTTATTCAGTCGCGTTCTAGCCGCGATAATCCTAAGCGCGACTGGTATGTGTGGTCCAAGCCGGGAGAAGATGGGGGTGCGCCCAACAACTGGTTGAGTTACTTCGGGGGTTCGGCCTGGACGCTCGATGAAGCGACCGGACAGTATTACCTGCACACGTTTTTGCAGGAACAGCCGGATTTGAATTGGCACAATCCAAAGGTGCGCAAGGCGATGCTCGCTGTATTGAGATTTTGGCTCGATAAAGGGGTAGACGGGTTTCGGACGGATGCGGCTTTGGGTCTGATCAAAGATGTGCGGCTGCGGGATGATCTCCCGAACCCCACGTATAAGCCGGGGGTATCGGATCCGGCGGATGAGTTTTTGCGGGTGAATAGCGCGGCTCAGCCGGAGCTGGGCGGTGTGATTGGGTCGTTTTGTGACGTGCTGGCCGAGAAGGAATCGAAGTTTTTGCTCAGTGAGGCGTACCTCAATATTCCGGGGCTCCACAAGATGTATGAGGCGTGTCAGCGGCATCCGGTGCACGCGCCGTTTAACTTTAACCTGATGGCGTTGGATTGGAGCGCGAAGGTATTTCGGGAATTTATTGATGAATACGAGGGTTCGTTGGGGCCGGATGATTGGCCGAATTATGTGCTGGGGAATCACGATCGGCATAGACTGGTGTCGCGGATGGGGGCGGGGCGCGCACGGTTGCTCGCGATGCTGCAACTGACACTGCGAGGATTGCCGGTGGTGTATTACGGCGAGGAACTGGGCTTGCCCGATACGCCGGTTACGCCCGAAGACGTACGCGATCCGTGGGAGCGCAATGTGCCGGGCCGGGGACTTGGGCGTGATCCCGAGCGCACCCCTCTGCCGTGGAATAATGAAACTGGTGGTGGATTTACAACGGGTACGCCATGGTTGCCTCTGGGGCCGGCCTCATCCAAGCTCAATGTGGCTACAGAGGAGCGGGATCCGGATTCATCGTTGAATTTATATCGACATTTAATTCATTTGCGGGCGCAATCACCGGCTCTGGTAGAGGGTGATTATCGTTCGATTGAGACGGGCAACGAGCGGGTTTATGCCTTTGTGCGTGAGACGGAGCAACAGCGGTTTTTGGTGATGCTTAACTTTGACGCGCAGCCGGCGACGGCGATGTTGCATGGGCGCGTGGGAGCGTGGGTGGCGGGGACGGTGGTGGTGGAGGGCGATGGACAGCCGGGACATGCGGGGGAGTTGGCTTTGGAGCCGTACGAGGGTAGGGTATATGAACTGATACGGGGAGGCGTGTAA
- a CDS encoding LCP family protein: MDTDPERDLAQFKPADGQPSPAAPTTAPARPMARPRPPRRARAVLWRMFWFIVLAVLAGVVVYAVYIVNIVAKISTNSWQLGPLAADASGRTNILVMGVGDPGHAGQNLSDTMMVLSLDGTAHRLAEISIPRDLRVNIEGYGYGKINTANAYGGVSLAEDTVSQTFDVPIDYYVKTNFSGLKEVVDAVGGLDVDVKDRLRDTEYPCDDDQYKVCGLDIEPGSQHMDGTTVLQYVRCRKGTCGNDFGRAARQQEVLGLLRPKVTDWHLILQPAKLKQLVTAVQHGVETNMGIAQLLQLGNGVREAGANEPVNLVLSTANGGYLRGDPTGGSDLLPIGGDFSAISERVKNIFGAP; the protein is encoded by the coding sequence ATGGACACTGATCCCGAACGCGATTTAGCACAATTTAAGCCTGCGGACGGGCAGCCTTCGCCGGCTGCTCCTACGACTGCGCCGGCGCGGCCGATGGCTCGTCCTCGGCCGCCGCGCCGGGCGCGAGCGGTGCTGTGGCGGATGTTTTGGTTCATCGTGTTGGCCGTGCTGGCGGGTGTGGTGGTGTACGCCGTGTATATCGTCAATATTGTTGCAAAAATTTCAACGAACTCTTGGCAATTGGGACCGCTGGCCGCCGACGCGAGCGGTCGTACTAATATTTTGGTGATGGGGGTGGGTGATCCGGGGCATGCGGGTCAGAATTTGTCGGATACGATGATGGTCCTGAGCCTTGATGGGACGGCGCATCGGCTGGCAGAGATCAGTATTCCGCGCGATTTGCGCGTAAACATCGAGGGCTACGGGTATGGCAAGATTAACACCGCCAATGCCTACGGGGGCGTTAGTTTGGCAGAGGATACGGTAAGCCAAACATTTGATGTTCCGATTGATTACTACGTAAAGACCAATTTCTCCGGCCTCAAGGAAGTGGTGGACGCTGTGGGCGGCTTGGATGTGGATGTGAAGGATCGGCTGCGTGATACGGAGTACCCCTGTGATGACGACCAGTACAAAGTTTGTGGCTTGGATATTGAGCCGGGGTCGCAGCATATGGACGGTACCACGGTGTTGCAGTACGTGCGCTGCCGCAAGGGCACCTGCGGCAATGATTTTGGCCGGGCGGCGCGGCAGCAAGAAGTGCTGGGGTTGCTGCGGCCCAAGGTGACGGATTGGCATTTGATATTGCAGCCCGCGAAGCTCAAGCAGCTCGTGACGGCGGTGCAGCATGGTGTGGAGACCAACATGGGCATAGCGCAGCTGCTGCAGCTGGGCAATGGTGTACGCGAGGCGGGGGCCAACGAGCCGGTGAATCTGGTACTCTCGACGGCCAATGGCGGGTATCTGCGCGGAGATCCGACGGGCGGGAGCGACTTGTTGCCGATCGGCGGGGATTTTTCGGCGATTTCGGAGCGGGTGAAGAATATTTTTGGCGCGCCGTAA
- a CDS encoding type II toxin-antitoxin system VapC family toxin, with amino-acid sequence MRLLLDTNAVLWAVLDSPLLGVGARMSLKQAEATYVSAASVWEVRIKAAKGKLTLPKGFLAALAATGFKELPVAWEHVDGVGGVELPHGDPFDRLLLVQAGQEQLILLTSDAVLLSAHPDACLDARV; translated from the coding sequence GTGAGGCTACTGCTCGATACGAATGCGGTGTTGTGGGCCGTATTGGATTCGCCTTTGCTGGGTGTGGGTGCGCGGATGTCGCTCAAGCAGGCCGAGGCTACCTACGTGTCGGCCGCGAGCGTTTGGGAAGTGCGGATCAAGGCGGCGAAAGGTAAATTGACCTTGCCGAAGGGATTTTTGGCTGCGTTGGCAGCTACCGGATTCAAGGAGCTGCCGGTTGCCTGGGAGCATGTGGATGGGGTCGGTGGGGTGGAGTTGCCCCATGGTGATCCGTTTGATCGCCTATTGTTGGTTCAGGCCGGCCAGGAGCAGTTGATACTTTTGACTTCTGACGCCGTGCTGCTGAGCGCGCATCCTGATGCTTGTTTGGACGCGCGGGTGTGA
- the guaB gene encoding IMP dehydrogenase translates to MPELKLVEALTFDDVLLQPGSSDILPKDVNITTKLTKKIELNVPVVSSPMDTVTEARMAIAVAREGGIGIIHKSLKPHEQAQQVNLVKRSEHGVIAEPIRCKAENTLREVDALMAQYRISGVPVVGERGELVGIITNRDLRFVTDMDQKVGDVMTKEHLVTAAPGTTLEEAKRILAQYKIEKVPLVDGEGLLKGLITLKDIEKAVKYPNSAKDAEGRLVVGAAVGVAPGFEERIELLVAANVDVVVIDSAHGHAKAVLEAVRTVKKRWPDLQLIAGNVATYEGAEALCEAGVDGVRVGVGPGSICTTRVVAGVGVPQFSAVYEASRAAAKHGVPVIADGGIRYSGDIVKALAAGASTVMLGSVIAGTDESPGEFEVYQGRTFKAYRGMGSLGAMRDGSPDRYFQEKGGKLVPEGIEGRVPARGPLSENLFQLIGGLRSGMGYVGAETLEQLVQKATFRRVTSSGVAEGHPHDVTITREAPNYMGRS, encoded by the coding sequence ATACCCGAACTCAAATTGGTCGAGGCCCTAACGTTTGATGATGTCCTGCTGCAGCCTGGTAGCTCGGATATTTTGCCAAAAGATGTAAATATTACAACGAAATTGACGAAAAAGATTGAATTGAACGTGCCCGTGGTGTCTTCGCCGATGGATACGGTAACCGAAGCTCGCATGGCGATTGCGGTGGCGCGCGAGGGTGGCATCGGTATCATCCATAAATCACTCAAGCCTCATGAGCAGGCGCAGCAAGTCAATTTGGTGAAACGCTCGGAGCACGGGGTGATTGCGGAGCCGATTAGGTGCAAGGCCGAAAACACTTTGCGCGAGGTGGATGCGTTGATGGCGCAGTATCGGATTTCGGGCGTGCCGGTGGTGGGTGAACGGGGTGAGCTCGTCGGGATTATTACGAACCGCGACCTGCGTTTTGTGACCGACATGGATCAGAAGGTGGGTGACGTGATGACCAAGGAGCATTTGGTGACAGCGGCTCCGGGGACCACGCTAGAGGAGGCTAAGCGGATTTTGGCGCAGTACAAAATCGAGAAGGTGCCGTTGGTGGATGGCGAGGGCCTGCTTAAGGGGCTGATTACGCTCAAGGATATCGAAAAGGCGGTGAAATACCCGAACTCGGCCAAGGATGCTGAGGGTCGGCTGGTAGTGGGGGCGGCGGTGGGCGTGGCGCCTGGGTTTGAGGAGCGCATTGAGCTGCTCGTGGCGGCGAACGTGGATGTGGTAGTGATAGACAGCGCCCATGGACACGCGAAGGCGGTGCTGGAGGCCGTGAGGACGGTGAAGAAGCGCTGGCCCGATCTGCAGCTCATTGCGGGCAACGTAGCGACCTACGAAGGCGCCGAGGCGTTGTGTGAGGCCGGCGTGGACGGTGTACGCGTAGGCGTGGGACCGGGGTCAATTTGTACCACGCGCGTGGTGGCCGGCGTGGGTGTGCCGCAGTTCTCGGCGGTGTACGAGGCCAGCCGGGCGGCCGCCAAGCACGGCGTGCCGGTGATTGCTGACGGCGGGATTCGCTACAGTGGCGACATCGTGAAGGCGCTGGCGGCTGGTGCGAGCACGGTGATGTTGGGATCGGTGATTGCTGGTACTGACGAGTCGCCGGGTGAGTTTGAGGTCTATCAGGGGCGTACGTTTAAGGCCTATCGTGGCATGGGTTCGCTCGGGGCGATGCGCGATGGTTCGCCCGACCGCTACTTCCAAGAGAAGGGCGGCAAGCTGGTGCCGGAGGGCATTGAGGGCCGCGTGCCGGCACGCGGGCCGTTGTCGGAGAATTTATTTCAGCTGATCGGCGGGTTGCGGTCGGGCATGGGCTACGTGGGTGCCGAGACGCTCGAGCAGTTGGTGCAGAAGGCGACATTCCGCCGCGTGACGAGCTCGGGTGTTGCTGAGGGCCATCCCCACGATGTTACAATTACGCGTGAAGCACCGAATTATATGGGCCGATCCTAG